A genomic window from Nocardioides sp. BP30 includes:
- a CDS encoding mycofactocin-coupled SDR family oxidoreductase, with amino-acid sequence MDGEPRDPAPTGADRSPAGVALVTGAARGIGATTVRRLAADGWAVVAVDACAGSDTGPGTAPYPMPTTADLAAVCDGLPDVVPVVADVRDRPALAGAVDVAIARWGRLDAAVAAAGIIAGGQALWETPDEQLQLLWDVDARGVWNLAAVSVPRMLAGPDPSRCRFVAVASAAGSRGLYHLAAYNAAKHAVVGLVKGLAADLVGTGVTACSVSPGSTDTAMLAATADLYGVTTGELARHQLVRRPLAPEELAATIAFACSREGAVLNGSVVAADGGFGG; translated from the coding sequence ATGGACGGCGAGCCGAGGGACCCCGCGCCGACGGGCGCCGACCGGTCGCCTGCCGGCGTCGCGCTGGTCACCGGCGCCGCACGTGGTATCGGAGCCACGACGGTGCGACGTCTCGCCGCGGACGGCTGGGCGGTCGTCGCCGTCGATGCCTGCGCGGGGTCGGACACCGGCCCCGGCACAGCGCCGTACCCGATGCCGACCACCGCCGACCTCGCGGCCGTGTGCGACGGCCTGCCCGACGTGGTGCCGGTGGTGGCGGACGTGCGCGACCGACCGGCGCTGGCCGGCGCCGTGGACGTGGCGATCGCCCGGTGGGGGCGCCTGGACGCCGCCGTCGCCGCCGCCGGGATCATCGCCGGCGGCCAGGCCCTCTGGGAGACACCCGACGAGCAGCTGCAGCTGCTGTGGGACGTCGACGCCCGCGGGGTCTGGAACCTCGCGGCCGTCAGCGTGCCGCGCATGCTCGCCGGCCCCGACCCGTCCCGCTGCCGCTTCGTGGCCGTCGCTTCGGCCGCCGGCTCCCGCGGGCTCTACCACCTGGCCGCCTACAACGCCGCGAAGCATGCCGTCGTCGGCCTGGTCAAGGGTCTGGCCGCCGACCTGGTCGGGACCGGCGTCACCGCGTGCTCCGTCTCGCCCGGCTCCACCGACACCGCCATGCTCGCGGCCACCGCCGACCTCTACGGCGTCACCACCGGCGAGCTCGCCCGGCACCAGCTGGTCCGGCGGCCGCTCGCACCCGAAGAGCTCGCCGCCACCATCGCCTTCGCCTGCTCGCGCGAAGGTGCCGTCCTCAACGGATCGGTCGTCGCAGCCGACGGTGGGTTCGGCGGATGA
- the mftF gene encoding mycofactocin biosynthesis glycosyltransferase MftF (Members of this protein family, MftF, are glycosyltransferases, members of PF00535 (glycosyl transferase family 2). The encoding gene is found as part of the mycofactocin cassette, in Mycobacterium tuberculosis, many other Actinobacteria, and occasional members of other lineages. Mycofactocin itself, a putative redox carrier, is a heavily modified derivative of the C-terminal Val-Tyr dipeptide of the mycofactocin precursor MftA (TIGR03969).) produces MRASRTQPEPVRPTGGPGSRPLPGGFRVRLRDDVARYPGATPGESILIGGSPARSIKLSARAAAMLEGPVLGVTDSASGVLARRLLDANVADPELGDGVDPAEVTVVVPVRDRAEQLDRCLTALAGLRVVVVDDASREPDAVHAVVRRHRAQIVALPTNLGPAGARNAGLRQVTTPLVAFVDSDVTADAAALRGLAAHFADPALAVVGPLVRGSIASLRPRWFERYDAAASSLALGRRACSVAVGAAVGWLPSACLVARTAVLRDLGGPQGGAGGGFDASMRVGEDVDLVWRLLEAGWRVRYDPTFEVRHDVRDSLRSILGRKVLYGTGSAPLAARHGDAVAVARLTPLMAAAGAGVLLRRPWSLALSVAATWWARRSVRRALPPFDDQSAVATRLALRGLGWSVRQESALLLRHWWPAAVLAGAVSGSARRMLLSACVVDAVVAHTLDRPLDRPDLPPAGLLGTLVGRRLDDLAYGTGVWLGAARSGSTRALRATLVRSATASPTRPRGQ; encoded by the coding sequence ATGAGGGCGTCCCGCACGCAGCCGGAGCCGGTGCGCCCGACCGGCGGTCCAGGCTCGCGCCCGCTGCCGGGCGGCTTCCGGGTCAGGCTGCGTGACGACGTCGCCCGCTACCCGGGCGCGACCCCGGGGGAGAGCATCCTGATCGGGGGCTCGCCCGCCCGATCCATCAAGCTCAGTGCCCGCGCCGCAGCGATGTTAGAGGGCCCCGTCCTCGGCGTGACCGACTCCGCGTCCGGCGTCCTGGCGCGTCGGCTGCTCGATGCCAACGTCGCCGACCCCGAGCTCGGCGACGGCGTCGATCCCGCCGAGGTGACAGTCGTCGTACCGGTGCGAGACCGCGCCGAGCAGCTCGACCGCTGCCTGACCGCACTGGCCGGCCTGCGGGTCGTCGTGGTCGACGACGCCTCCCGCGAGCCGGACGCCGTGCACGCCGTGGTCCGCCGCCACCGGGCCCAGATCGTCGCGCTGCCCACGAACCTCGGCCCCGCCGGCGCCCGCAACGCCGGCCTTCGTCAGGTCACCACCCCTCTCGTGGCGTTCGTCGACTCCGACGTCACCGCCGACGCCGCTGCGCTGCGCGGGTTGGCAGCTCACTTCGCAGACCCCGCGCTCGCCGTCGTCGGGCCGTTGGTGCGCGGCTCGATCGCCTCGCTCAGGCCGCGCTGGTTCGAGCGGTACGACGCCGCCGCGTCCTCCCTGGCGCTGGGCCGACGGGCCTGTTCGGTCGCCGTCGGCGCCGCTGTCGGCTGGCTGCCCAGCGCCTGTCTCGTCGCCCGGACAGCCGTCCTCCGCGATCTCGGTGGACCACAGGGCGGCGCCGGCGGCGGCTTCGACGCGAGCATGCGCGTGGGGGAGGACGTCGACCTCGTCTGGCGGCTCCTCGAGGCCGGCTGGCGGGTGCGGTACGACCCCACCTTCGAGGTGCGCCACGACGTCCGCGACTCGCTGCGGTCGATCCTCGGGCGCAAGGTCCTCTACGGCACCGGCAGCGCCCCTCTCGCCGCCCGCCACGGCGATGCGGTCGCGGTGGCCCGGCTCACCCCGCTCATGGCCGCGGCCGGCGCGGGCGTGCTGCTGCGCCGGCCCTGGTCGCTGGCCCTGAGCGTTGCGGCGACATGGTGGGCGCGTCGATCGGTGCGGCGGGCCCTGCCCCCGTTCGACGACCAGTCAGCGGTGGCGACCCGTCTGGCGCTGCGCGGCCTGGGGTGGTCGGTGCGGCAGGAGTCGGCGCTCCTGCTACGGCACTGGTGGCCGGCCGCCGTCCTCGCCGGGGCCGTCTCGGGGTCGGCACGGCGGATGCTTCTCAGCGCTTGCGTCGTCGACGCTGTCGTCGCGCACACCCTCGACCGGCCCCTCGACCGGCCCGACCTACCACCGGCGGGCCTGCTCGGCACGCTCGTCGGCAGACGCCTCGACGACCTCGCCTACGGCACCGGCGTCTGGCTCGGCGCGGCGCGCAGTGGGTCGACCCGGGCACTGCGAGCGACGCTCGTCCGCTCGGCCACGGCGTCACCGACGCGTCCTCGAGGACAGTAA
- a CDS encoding aldehyde dehydrogenase gives MSVVSTTAYRRDHFFVGGRWIEPAGTERLVVVSPATEEPVGSVPAAVAADIDAAVAAARQAFDRGPWPLMTQQERAAKMRDLAAAMRARVEETATAITSEMGSVISYTRAGQAPAPIDMLEYYAGLAGTVGQPEEGRVGAYATWTVTKEPIGVVGAIVPWNGPIFLAMFKIAPALLAGCTIVLKPSPESPLSAYLLAEALEAADFPPGVLNIVPGDREVGRHLVLHPDVDKIAFTGSTAAGKAIMADCAHDLKRVTLELGGKSPAIVLDDADLATSLPGILFGFTQNNGQICVSNSRLIVPRSRRDEIVEAIAAGLGEVTLGDPFDEASTMGPLVAQRQRDRVVGLLEGARAEGATIAYGGGDGGMDRGWYVAPTLVTDVKPGMTIARDEVFGPVLSIIDYDTEDEAIAIANDTEYGLGAAIFTTDDDRFARLARRVRAGTVNRNTHLTDYYLPFGGWKQSGIGVEGGPEAVESYLATKVLGPFG, from the coding sequence ATGTCTGTCGTGAGCACCACCGCCTACCGTCGAGACCACTTCTTCGTCGGTGGCCGATGGATCGAACCTGCGGGGACGGAGCGTCTGGTGGTGGTCTCACCGGCGACCGAGGAGCCGGTGGGATCGGTTCCCGCCGCCGTGGCCGCCGACATCGACGCGGCGGTGGCCGCCGCCCGGCAGGCCTTCGACCGGGGGCCGTGGCCCCTCATGACGCAGCAGGAGCGCGCCGCGAAGATGCGCGATCTGGCAGCCGCGATGCGTGCGCGGGTGGAGGAGACGGCGACCGCCATCACCTCGGAGATGGGCTCGGTGATCTCCTACACCCGCGCTGGTCAGGCCCCCGCGCCGATCGACATGCTCGAGTACTACGCCGGCCTCGCGGGCACCGTCGGCCAGCCCGAGGAGGGCCGGGTCGGCGCCTACGCGACCTGGACCGTGACCAAGGAGCCGATCGGCGTCGTCGGCGCCATCGTGCCGTGGAACGGTCCGATCTTCCTCGCGATGTTCAAGATCGCTCCGGCCCTGCTCGCCGGCTGCACGATCGTGCTCAAGCCGTCGCCCGAGTCGCCGCTGTCGGCGTACCTGCTCGCCGAGGCGCTCGAGGCGGCCGACTTCCCGCCGGGCGTGCTCAACATCGTGCCGGGTGACCGCGAGGTCGGACGACACCTGGTGCTCCACCCCGACGTCGACAAGATCGCCTTCACCGGCTCCACCGCCGCCGGCAAGGCGATCATGGCCGACTGCGCCCACGACCTGAAGCGCGTCACGCTGGAGCTCGGCGGCAAGTCGCCCGCCATCGTTCTCGACGACGCGGACCTGGCGACGTCCCTGCCCGGCATCCTGTTCGGCTTCACCCAGAACAACGGTCAGATCTGCGTCTCGAACTCCCGCCTGATCGTGCCCCGCTCGCGCCGCGACGAGATCGTGGAGGCGATCGCGGCCGGCCTCGGCGAGGTCACCCTGGGCGACCCGTTCGACGAGGCGTCGACCATGGGCCCCCTCGTGGCGCAGCGCCAGCGGGACCGGGTGGTGGGTCTGCTGGAGGGCGCCCGCGCGGAGGGCGCGACGATCGCGTACGGCGGCGGCGACGGCGGCATGGACCGCGGCTGGTACGTCGCGCCGACGCTGGTCACCGACGTCAAGCCGGGGATGACCATCGCCCGTGACGAGGTCTTCGGCCCGGTGTTGAGCATCATCGACTACGACACCGAGGACGAGGCGATAGCGATCGCCAACGACACCGAGTACGGACTCGGCGCGGCCATTTTCACCACCGACGACGACCGGTTCGCCCGGCTCGCTCGCCGGGTCCGCGCCGGCACGGTCAACCGCAACACCCACCTCACCGACTACTACCTGCCGTTCGGCGGCTGGAAACAGTCGGGCATCGGGGTCGAGGGTGGCCCCGAGGCGGTCGAGAGCTACCTCGCCACCAAGGTCCTCGGCCCGTTCGGCTGA
- a CDS encoding NDMA-dependent alcohol dehydrogenase — MKAKAAVVWGPGEPWTVEEIEVDPPGPGEVLVEWAASGLCHSDEHFRSGDRVPAEIEETVFPLLGGHEGAGIVSQVGPGVTELAVGDHVVASFAPTCGKCRYCTSGRAMICDANRDFMAPGQLVDGAIKHRVRGRDLFVMAKLGTFAERTTVSVNSVIRIDADIPLDAACLVSCGVPTGWGSAVVRGGVRPGDVVAVVGLGGLGISAVQGARLAGAAHIVAIDPFESRRDSAAKLGATRVAASIEDARPDIAHLTNGQGADVVVLTPSVVTGEILAEGLSITGKGCVCVSVGMGELGQTPVPIDIGMFSLLHKEIRGSLFGGMNPRSAPVQLLGLYRDGLLDLDAMITTYPLDDINTALADTSQGRVVRAVVRMGAAS; from the coding sequence ATGAAGGCGAAGGCAGCAGTCGTCTGGGGTCCCGGCGAGCCGTGGACGGTCGAGGAGATCGAGGTCGATCCGCCGGGGCCCGGTGAGGTGCTCGTCGAGTGGGCCGCTTCGGGTCTGTGCCACTCCGACGAGCACTTCCGCAGCGGTGACAGGGTCCCGGCCGAGATCGAGGAGACGGTGTTCCCGCTGCTGGGCGGTCACGAGGGCGCGGGGATCGTCTCCCAGGTCGGACCCGGGGTCACCGAGCTCGCGGTGGGCGACCATGTCGTGGCCAGCTTCGCCCCGACCTGCGGCAAGTGCCGGTACTGCACGTCCGGTCGCGCGATGATCTGCGACGCGAACCGGGACTTCATGGCACCCGGGCAGCTCGTCGACGGGGCGATCAAGCACCGCGTGCGGGGCCGCGACCTCTTCGTGATGGCGAAGCTGGGAACCTTCGCCGAGCGCACCACCGTCTCGGTGAACTCGGTGATCCGGATCGACGCGGACATCCCGCTCGACGCGGCCTGCCTGGTGTCGTGCGGCGTCCCCACCGGCTGGGGATCCGCCGTGGTCCGCGGTGGTGTGCGGCCGGGCGATGTCGTGGCGGTGGTGGGCCTGGGCGGCCTCGGGATCAGCGCGGTCCAGGGTGCCCGGCTGGCCGGTGCCGCCCACATCGTGGCGATCGACCCGTTCGAGTCGCGACGTGACTCCGCGGCGAAGCTCGGTGCCACCCGGGTGGCCGCCTCGATCGAGGATGCCCGCCCGGACATCGCCCACCTCACCAACGGCCAGGGCGCGGACGTCGTCGTCCTGACGCCCTCGGTCGTCACCGGCGAGATCCTGGCCGAGGGACTCTCCATCACCGGCAAGGGCTGCGTGTGCGTGTCGGTCGGGATGGGCGAGCTGGGACAGACGCCGGTCCCGATCGACATCGGCATGTTCTCCCTGCTCCACAAGGAGATCCGCGGCAGCCTCTTCGGCGGGATGAACCCCCGTTCGGCACCGGTCCAGCTCCTCGGCCTCTACCGTGACGGCCTGCTGGATCTGGACGCGATGATCACCACCTATCCGCTCGACGACATCAACACCGCCCTGGCCGACACCTCCCAGGGACGCGTCGTCCGGGCCGTCGTCAGGATGGGCGCCGCTTCGTGA
- a CDS encoding citramalate synthase: MTRATHAAALPRVEIVEEGMREGMQIEDASIPVADRVELLDSLSDTGLGTIVVGSFVRANWVPQMASVEEVIERMKVVPGVRYTALALNAKGVERRARFVPPLTVEVAPRLEVHACDVFVRRNTNRSQADEIGSWPAVVTRAVQAGTTEATVRVNAAFGSNFVGDIAPADVLAHLEAMIGRWEEAGIAVRTVWLGDPMGWNTPLAVETLLTEIQARWPGIHRFHLHLHNQRGAALVSAYAAVRALRAQHTLVLDAAIGGVGGCPYCGNGRATGMMPTEDLVDMVEEMGIDTGVDRDAVIEAAVLAERVFGHRLYGKTALAGRRPRGAALYPPDMPFVETLEEASHFRLGPEVYAGQRTPWREPITSPQLDRVRRAQAATRG; encoded by the coding sequence GTGACCCGGGCCACCCACGCGGCGGCGCTGCCCCGGGTCGAGATCGTCGAGGAGGGGATGCGCGAGGGGATGCAGATCGAGGACGCCTCGATCCCGGTCGCCGATCGGGTCGAGCTGCTCGACTCGCTCTCGGACACCGGCCTCGGCACCATCGTCGTCGGGTCGTTCGTCCGCGCCAACTGGGTGCCGCAGATGGCCTCGGTCGAGGAGGTGATCGAGCGGATGAAGGTCGTCCCGGGCGTGCGCTACACGGCGCTCGCGCTCAACGCCAAGGGGGTCGAGCGGCGCGCTCGGTTCGTACCGCCGCTCACGGTCGAGGTCGCTCCGCGGCTCGAGGTGCACGCCTGCGACGTCTTCGTCCGGCGCAACACCAACCGTTCCCAGGCCGACGAGATCGGCAGCTGGCCCGCTGTCGTCACCCGAGCCGTCCAGGCCGGTACGACGGAGGCCACCGTGCGGGTCAACGCGGCCTTCGGGTCGAACTTCGTCGGCGACATCGCCCCCGCCGACGTCCTCGCCCACCTCGAGGCGATGATCGGGCGCTGGGAGGAGGCCGGGATCGCTGTGCGAACGGTCTGGCTCGGTGACCCGATGGGCTGGAACACGCCCCTCGCGGTGGAGACGCTCCTCACCGAGATCCAGGCGCGCTGGCCGGGCATCCACCGCTTCCACCTGCACCTGCACAACCAGCGCGGTGCGGCCCTGGTCTCGGCGTACGCGGCCGTCAGAGCGCTGCGAGCCCAGCACACGCTCGTCCTCGACGCCGCCATCGGCGGGGTCGGCGGCTGCCCCTACTGCGGCAACGGTCGTGCCACCGGCATGATGCCGACCGAGGACCTCGTCGACATGGTGGAGGAGATGGGCATCGATACCGGCGTCGACCGCGACGCCGTGATCGAGGCCGCCGTCCTGGCCGAGCGCGTCTTCGGCCACCGGCTCTACGGCAAGACCGCACTGGCCGGCCGTCGGCCCCGGGGTGCCGCGCTGTACCCGCCCGACATGCCGTTCGTCGAGACGCTCGAGGAGGCGAGCCACTTCCGCCTCGGCCCCGAGGTGTACGCCGGCCAGCGGACGCCGTGGCGCGAGCCCATCACCAGCCCGCAGCTCGACAGGGTGCGCCGAGCGCAGGCAGCGACCCGTGGCTGA